The Humulus lupulus chromosome 3, drHumLupu1.1, whole genome shotgun sequence genome window below encodes:
- the LOC133822774 gene encoding SUPPRESSOR OF GAMMA RESPONSE 1 isoform X1 produces the protein MAGKNTERHNEGKRPSWLVDSNRIATKIKSASSNHDSERTNWKSNPTRACPNCEFVIDNSEVAQEWPGLPRGVKFDPSDQEIIWHLLAKVGEDNLKSHPFITEFIPTVDKEDGICYVHPQKLPGVKQDGSVAHFFHRAIKAYNTGTRKRRKISDGDCDVRWHKTGRTKPVNLDGVQRGCKKIMVLYMSVARGSKAEKTNWVMHQYHLGTEEDEKDGEYVISKIFYQQHQVKQGDKIDQEIAETSDVIIPKVDPVTPKSVTPDPPRGEWLQSDIELGPDTTVACTDPFAKYADIEYLEDEILIECEKTCNPDQPDEEHQVEEVNNNEENTENIVHCNPEDSKWWDSESQNLLDSQQLVEGLSLCDDLLQSQSPNRYGGAHENDQPQKNKPKLADYARLGPDHLKKDLEECQNLVLDPANIDLDTPPEFRLSQLEFGSQESFIAWGGKVAD, from the exons ATGGCTGG aaaaaacactgaacGACACAATGAGGGGAAAAG ACCATCATGGTTAGTAGATAGTAACAGAATCGCTACAAAGATCAAGAGTGCATCTAGCAACCATGATAGTGAAAGAACTAATTGGAAAAGCAACCCAACTAGAGCCTGTCCTAATTGTGAATTTGTGATTGACAACAGTGAA GTTGCTCAAGAGTGGCCAGGATTGCCCAGAGGAGTGAAATTTGATCCATCTGATCAAGAGATTATATGGCACTTACTTGCAAAAGTTGGTGAAGATAATTTGAAATCCCATCCCTTTATTACTGAGTTTATCCCAACAGTTGATAAAGAAGATGGAATCTGTTATGTCCATCCTCAGAAACTACCAG GGGTTAAGCAAGATGGAAGTGTAGCCCACTTTTTTCATAGAGCCATTAAGGCATACAATACTGGGACTCGAAAGCGTCGAAAGATTAGTGATGGGGATTGTGATGTCCGCTGGCATAAGACTGGCCGTACCAAACCAGTGAATTTAGATGGGGTTCAACGAGGGTGTAAGAAGATTATGGTTCTCTACATGAGTGTAGCCAGAGGAAGTAAAGCTGAGAAAACTAATTGGGTAATGCATCAATATCACCTAGGAACAGAGGAGGACGAGAAGGATGGAGAGTATgtaatttctaaaatattttatcAGCAGCACCAGGTCAAGCAAGGTGATAAAATTGATCAAGAAATTGCTGAAACTAGTGATGTCATTATTCCAAAAGTAGATCCAGTCACTCCCAAATCAGTGACTCCTGATCCCCCTCGCGGTGAATGGCTACAATCTGATATTGAGCTGGGACCAGATACCACTGTTGCTTGTACAGATCCCTTTGCAAAG TATGCTGACATTGAATACTTGGAGGATGAAATTCTAATTGAATGTGAAAAGACTTGCAATCCTGATCAACCTGACGAAGAACATCAAGTTGAGGAAGTTAATAACAATGAGGAGAATACTGAGAACATTGTACATTGTAATCCGGAGGACTCCAAATGGTGGGATAGTGAGTCCCAAAATTTGTTGGATTCTCAACAACTTGTGGAAGGGCTATCCCTGTGCGATGATCTTCTTCAAAGTCAGTCTCCAAATAGGTATGGTGGTGCACATGAGAATGATCAACCACAGAAGAACAAACCCAAGCTTGCTGACTATGCTCGATTAGGACCAGACCATCTTAAGAAGGATTTAGAGGAGTGCCAGAATCTTGTCCTTGATCCAGCAAACATCGACCTTGACACCCCTCCTGAGTTCCGCCTAAGCCAGCTT GAATTTGGATCACAGGAAAGTTTTATTGCCTGGGGTGGTAAAGTTGCTGACTAA
- the LOC133822774 gene encoding SUPPRESSOR OF GAMMA RESPONSE 1 isoform X2, which translates to MAGPSWLVDSNRIATKIKSASSNHDSERTNWKSNPTRACPNCEFVIDNSEVAQEWPGLPRGVKFDPSDQEIIWHLLAKVGEDNLKSHPFITEFIPTVDKEDGICYVHPQKLPGVKQDGSVAHFFHRAIKAYNTGTRKRRKISDGDCDVRWHKTGRTKPVNLDGVQRGCKKIMVLYMSVARGSKAEKTNWVMHQYHLGTEEDEKDGEYVISKIFYQQHQVKQGDKIDQEIAETSDVIIPKVDPVTPKSVTPDPPRGEWLQSDIELGPDTTVACTDPFAKYADIEYLEDEILIECEKTCNPDQPDEEHQVEEVNNNEENTENIVHCNPEDSKWWDSESQNLLDSQQLVEGLSLCDDLLQSQSPNRYGGAHENDQPQKNKPKLADYARLGPDHLKKDLEECQNLVLDPANIDLDTPPEFRLSQLEFGSQESFIAWGGKVAD; encoded by the exons ATGGCTGG ACCATCATGGTTAGTAGATAGTAACAGAATCGCTACAAAGATCAAGAGTGCATCTAGCAACCATGATAGTGAAAGAACTAATTGGAAAAGCAACCCAACTAGAGCCTGTCCTAATTGTGAATTTGTGATTGACAACAGTGAA GTTGCTCAAGAGTGGCCAGGATTGCCCAGAGGAGTGAAATTTGATCCATCTGATCAAGAGATTATATGGCACTTACTTGCAAAAGTTGGTGAAGATAATTTGAAATCCCATCCCTTTATTACTGAGTTTATCCCAACAGTTGATAAAGAAGATGGAATCTGTTATGTCCATCCTCAGAAACTACCAG GGGTTAAGCAAGATGGAAGTGTAGCCCACTTTTTTCATAGAGCCATTAAGGCATACAATACTGGGACTCGAAAGCGTCGAAAGATTAGTGATGGGGATTGTGATGTCCGCTGGCATAAGACTGGCCGTACCAAACCAGTGAATTTAGATGGGGTTCAACGAGGGTGTAAGAAGATTATGGTTCTCTACATGAGTGTAGCCAGAGGAAGTAAAGCTGAGAAAACTAATTGGGTAATGCATCAATATCACCTAGGAACAGAGGAGGACGAGAAGGATGGAGAGTATgtaatttctaaaatattttatcAGCAGCACCAGGTCAAGCAAGGTGATAAAATTGATCAAGAAATTGCTGAAACTAGTGATGTCATTATTCCAAAAGTAGATCCAGTCACTCCCAAATCAGTGACTCCTGATCCCCCTCGCGGTGAATGGCTACAATCTGATATTGAGCTGGGACCAGATACCACTGTTGCTTGTACAGATCCCTTTGCAAAG TATGCTGACATTGAATACTTGGAGGATGAAATTCTAATTGAATGTGAAAAGACTTGCAATCCTGATCAACCTGACGAAGAACATCAAGTTGAGGAAGTTAATAACAATGAGGAGAATACTGAGAACATTGTACATTGTAATCCGGAGGACTCCAAATGGTGGGATAGTGAGTCCCAAAATTTGTTGGATTCTCAACAACTTGTGGAAGGGCTATCCCTGTGCGATGATCTTCTTCAAAGTCAGTCTCCAAATAGGTATGGTGGTGCACATGAGAATGATCAACCACAGAAGAACAAACCCAAGCTTGCTGACTATGCTCGATTAGGACCAGACCATCTTAAGAAGGATTTAGAGGAGTGCCAGAATCTTGTCCTTGATCCAGCAAACATCGACCTTGACACCCCTCCTGAGTTCCGCCTAAGCCAGCTT GAATTTGGATCACAGGAAAGTTTTATTGCCTGGGGTGGTAAAGTTGCTGACTAA